Proteins encoded by one window of Maliibacterium massiliense:
- the mutY gene encoding A/G-specific adenine glycosylase, whose product MSEKNNASIQIDAAPMAQSTGALLAWYDAHRRDLPWRGAGAYGVWLSEMLLQQTRVEAGRGYYLRFMQAYPNANALAAAPLDDVLKLWEGLGYYRRARSLHKAACVMRDRFGGQVPDTYEALMQLPGIGDYTAGAILSMAYNKPYPAMDGNALRVVARVCGVQQSIDAPAVRACVRALLCECMDKARPGDYNQAIMDIGAGVCVGNAPACDACPFAPHCRTRASGDFACIPKRAPKKSTPTLARWVLVLCNAKGEVWVRRRPEQGLLAGLWEFASGDLAAGETPQRAARAWLQAQGVADAKLFDYGDHKHVFTHVKWQMHIMGARIADGPALVQGQWVDASARARLTFPTAYKKACALAEEMQNI is encoded by the coding sequence ATGAGCGAAAAAAACAATGCTTCCATTCAGATCGACGCAGCTCCCATGGCGCAGTCTACGGGTGCGCTGCTTGCGTGGTACGATGCCCACAGGCGAGACCTGCCCTGGCGCGGCGCAGGCGCCTACGGCGTGTGGCTCAGCGAGATGCTGCTGCAGCAGACGCGCGTGGAGGCGGGGCGGGGCTATTACCTGCGCTTTATGCAGGCCTATCCAAACGCAAACGCGCTTGCGGCGGCACCGCTGGACGACGTGCTCAAGCTGTGGGAGGGGTTGGGCTATTACCGGCGGGCGCGCAGCCTGCACAAGGCGGCCTGCGTGATGCGGGACCGCTTCGGCGGTCAGGTGCCCGATACCTACGAGGCGCTGATGCAGCTGCCCGGCATCGGGGATTACACCGCGGGCGCCATCCTGTCGATGGCCTACAACAAGCCCTACCCCGCCATGGATGGCAACGCCCTGCGCGTGGTGGCGCGGGTGTGCGGTGTGCAGCAGAGCATCGATGCGCCCGCGGTGCGCGCGTGCGTGCGCGCGCTTTTGTGCGAATGTATGGATAAGGCGCGGCCGGGGGATTACAACCAGGCCATCATGGACATCGGCGCGGGGGTCTGCGTGGGAAACGCGCCCGCGTGCGATGCATGCCCGTTTGCGCCCCACTGCCGCACGCGCGCAAGCGGCGACTTTGCGTGCATCCCCAAACGCGCCCCGAAAAAAAGCACGCCCACGCTTGCCCGCTGGGTGCTTGTGCTGTGCAATGCCAAGGGAGAGGTATGGGTGCGCAGGCGCCCCGAGCAGGGGCTGCTTGCGGGGCTATGGGAGTTTGCCAGCGGCGATCTGGCGGCGGGGGAGACGCCGCAGCGCGCGGCGCGCGCCTGGCTGCAGGCGCAGGGCGTCGCGGACGCCAAACTGTTTGACTACGGCGATCATAAGCACGTCTTTACCCACGTCAAATGGCAGATGCACATCATGGGCGCCCGCATAGCAGATGGACCTGCGCTTGTGCAGGGGCAGTGGGTGGACGCCTCCGCGCGCGCACGGCTGACCTTTCCCACCGCCTATAAAAAGGCGTGCGCGCTGGCAGAGGAGATGCAAAACATATGA
- a CDS encoding DUF1540 domain-containing protein: MACQANKSIRCTVQQCTHHCEQENYCSLDCITVGTHELNPTVDQCTDCKSFELK, translated from the coding sequence ATGGCTTGCCAGGCAAACAAAAGCATCCGCTGCACTGTGCAGCAGTGCACGCATCACTGCGAGCAGGAGAACTACTGCTCTCTGGACTGCATCACCGTGGGCACCCATGAGCTGAACCCCACCGTGGACCAGTGCACCGACTGCAAATCCTTCGAACTGAAGTAA
- a CDS encoding transketolase C-terminal domain-containing protein: MIANRTVFGETILALAKEDPRIVVVDADAASCMNVAPLKEACPERYFNCGIAEQNMVSVAAGLATCDLIPFCGSFAVFSSMRALDQLRNGVCYNHFNVKIAGTHAGVETAQDGGTHQSVEDIAIMRAVPGIGVIVPSTPNMTRDLTRRIAYTPGPFYIRMGRGTSPELYDAARAFPIGGSVTLRAGDDVALLACGNMVPVALEAAELLGAAGVQARVLDMYSIKPLDEEAVIAAARQTGGIVTIEDHSVLGGLGGAVCETVAEKAPAPVARVGLPDVFGRSGSAEDLFARFGLTAQNVARVARDLIKK, translated from the coding sequence ATGATTGCAAACAGAACAGTCTTTGGCGAAACCATCCTGGCGCTGGCAAAGGAAGATCCGCGCATCGTGGTGGTGGACGCCGACGCGGCCTCCTGCATGAACGTCGCACCTCTTAAGGAAGCGTGCCCTGAGCGCTACTTCAACTGCGGCATTGCCGAGCAGAACATGGTATCCGTTGCGGCGGGCCTTGCCACGTGCGATTTGATCCCGTTTTGCGGCAGCTTTGCGGTGTTTTCCAGCATGCGTGCGCTCGACCAGCTGCGAAATGGTGTGTGCTACAACCATTTCAACGTCAAGATCGCAGGTACCCACGCGGGCGTGGAGACCGCGCAGGACGGCGGCACCCACCAGTCGGTGGAGGATATCGCCATCATGCGCGCTGTACCGGGCATCGGCGTAATCGTACCCTCCACACCCAACATGACGCGCGATCTGACGCGGCGCATCGCCTATACGCCAGGGCCGTTTTACATCCGTATGGGCCGCGGCACCAGCCCTGAGCTTTACGACGCAGCGCGCGCCTTCCCCATCGGGGGCAGCGTGACCCTGCGCGCGGGCGACGATGTGGCGCTGCTTGCCTGCGGCAATATGGTGCCGGTGGCGCTGGAGGCGGCGGAGCTGCTCGGTGCGGCGGGCGTGCAGGCACGCGTGCTGGATATGTACAGCATCAAGCCTTTGGACGAAGAAGCGGTGATCGCCGCGGCCCGTCAGACGGGCGGTATCGTCACCATAGAGGACCACAGCGTGCTGGGCGGCCTAGGCGGCGCGGTATGCGAGACGGTTGCGGAAAAAGCCCCCGCGCCCGTGGCGCGCGTGGGCCTGCCGGATGTGTTCGGCCGCTCGGGAAGCGCGGAGGACCTCTTCGCGCGCTTCGGCCTGACGGCGCAGAACGTCGCGCGCGTTGCGCGTGACCTCATCAAAAAATAA
- a CDS encoding transketolase, producing MDRIAYLQGMARQLRRDVIECVHHVRSGHIGGSLSAADIVAALYFDKLRLRPEQPQWEDRDRFVLSKGHAGPVLYAALARRGYFPLEELSHLRCIESHLQGAPGTKTPGIDMSSGPLGQGMSAALGMALGLRYLKKDSKVFCMVGDGEIQEGQVWEALMAAAAHQTGNLIGILDYNKVQMGGTNEEILPMGDVCAKFSAFGWQVVRIDGHDMRQIVRTLDALEDRPVGPPIMIVADTIKGKGVSFMEGLAKWHSAIPDDEQYAEAMRQLGGEQA from the coding sequence TTGGATAGAATTGCGTATTTGCAGGGCATGGCCCGGCAGCTGCGGCGCGATGTGATCGAGTGCGTGCACCATGTGCGCTCTGGGCACATCGGCGGCAGCCTGTCCGCGGCCGATATCGTGGCGGCGCTCTACTTTGATAAACTGCGCCTGCGCCCCGAGCAGCCGCAGTGGGAGGACCGGGACCGCTTTGTACTCAGCAAGGGCCACGCGGGCCCCGTGCTCTACGCGGCGCTTGCGCGGCGCGGCTACTTCCCGCTGGAAGAGCTTTCCCATCTACGCTGCATCGAGAGCCATCTGCAGGGCGCGCCCGGAACCAAAACGCCAGGCATCGATATGTCCTCCGGCCCGCTGGGCCAGGGCATGTCCGCCGCGCTGGGCATGGCGCTGGGCCTGCGCTACCTGAAGAAGGACAGCAAGGTCTTCTGCATGGTAGGCGACGGCGAGATACAGGAGGGCCAGGTGTGGGAGGCGCTGATGGCGGCGGCTGCACACCAGACGGGCAACCTGATCGGCATTCTGGATTACAACAAGGTGCAGATGGGCGGCACCAACGAGGAAATTCTGCCCATGGGCGACGTATGCGCCAAGTTTAGCGCGTTCGGCTGGCAGGTGGTGCGCATCGACGGGCACGACATGCGCCAGATTGTGCGCACGCTCGATGCGCTGGAGGATCGTCCGGTGGGTCCGCCAATCATGATCGTGGCTGATACCATCAAGGGCAAGGGCGTCTCCTTCATGGAGGGCCTGGCCAAATGGCACAGCGCGATTCCGGATGATGAACAATATGCCGAGGCGATGCGGCAGTTAGGAGGCGAGCAGGCATGA